In Panthera tigris isolate Pti1 chromosome C1, P.tigris_Pti1_mat1.1, whole genome shotgun sequence, the following proteins share a genomic window:
- the CXCR1 gene encoding C-X-C chemokine receptor type 1: MIVLMENIGNETDWWELMDEFANFTGTPPTEGYSPCRIEIETLNKYAVLVIYALVFMLSLLGNSLVILVVLYSQVSRSVTDVYLLNLAIADLLFALTLPIWAASKAKGWIFGTALCKVVSFLKEVNFYSGILLLACISVDRYLAIVHATRTLTRKRHWVKFICLGIWALSLLLALPIFIFREVIEPPYSSPVCYEDMGANTAKWRMVLRVLPQIFGFLLPLMVMLFCYGLTLRTLFEAHMGQKHRAMRVIFAVVLIFLLCWLPYNLVLVADTLMRLRAIKETCERRNDIGRALDATEILGFFHSCLNPIIYAFIGQKFRHGLIKIMAIRGLISKEHLSKDSRPSFVGSSSGNTSTTF; encoded by the coding sequence ATGATTGTCTTAATGGAAAATATTGGGAATGAGACTGATTGGTGGGAGTTGATGGATGAGTTTGCAAATTTCACTGGCACACCACCGACAGAAGGATATAGTCCCTGTAGGATAGAGATtgaaacactcaacaaatatgCCGTACTGGTCATCTATGCCCTGGTCTTCATGCTGAGCCTGCTGGGAAACTCCCTGGTGATACTGGTTGTCTTATACAGTCAGGTCAGCCGATCTGTCACTGATGTCTATCTGCTGAACCTGGCCATAGCTGACTTGCTCTTCGCCCTAACCTTACCTATCTGGGCTGCCTCCAAGGCAAAGGGCTGGATCTTTGGCACAGCCCTGTGCAAGGTGGTCTCTTTTCTGAAGGAAGTCAATTTCTACAGTGGTATTTTACTACTGGCCTGCATCAGTGTGGACCGCTACCTGGCCATTGTCCATGCCACACGCACGCTGACTCGGAAGCGGCACTGGGTCAAGTTCATCTGCTTAGGCATCTGGGCCCTGTCCTTGCTCTTGGCCCTGCCCATCTTCATATTCCGTGAGGTCATCGAGCCCCCCTATTCCAGCCCAGTCTGCTATGAGGACATGGGTGCTAATACTGCAAAATGGCGGATGGTGTTGCGGGTCCTGCCCCAGATTTTTGGCTTCCTCCTGCCCTTGATGGTCATGCTGTTTTGCTATGGACTCACCCTGCGCACGCTGTTTGAGGCCCACATGGGGCAGAAACACCGGGCCATGAGGGTCATCTTTGCTGTCGTGCTCATCTTCCTGCTCTGCTGGCTGCCCTACAACCTGGTCCTGGTCGCAGACACCCTCATGAGGCTCCGGGCGATCAAAGAGACCTGTGAGCGCCGCAATGACATTGGCCGGGCCCTGGATGCCACCGAGATTCTGGGCTTCTTCCACAGCTGCCTCAATCCCATCATCTACGCCTTCATTGGCCAGAAGTTTCGCCATGGACTCATCAAGATCATGGCCATCCGTGGCCTCATCAGCAAGGAGCACTTGTCCAAGGACAGCAGGCCTTCCTTTGTTGGCTCTTCTTCAGGGAACACTTCTACTACCTTCTAG